The nucleotide sequence ttggtattttagcACTTCACCACTGTATTCTATTATATCAAATAGAAACgctcaattttttgttttttttgtttttattaaaagaatGTTAAATAAGTTTCGCTCAATCTCTACTTGACCCATGAGATTAGATTCCGTGAAATCAACTTAATACTCTATTACTCACGAAAATGTAAGAGCCATCCAAGCTAATATACGTAACTGGATAactcattaataataatattttcaactcattaataaattatggaattaaatttatttttaattcaacatattttttaacatgAAAAACTCAAGGGTCGCTCAATGATAGACATCTTTCGACCTAGACTTATCTTATTATTTCTAAGACCTTGCTAATTCCATAACTCTAGGTGAACATACATGTTTATCGCGTGTCAAAACTCGAAGGTTTGGCCTCTTgaataaatataagaaattgcGTAATCTCACACGAAAATAAATTTGAACTCGCAACCTCACTTTATCCTAAATTTCTAAATATGTGTGATAGATCATTTGCGTTATCTTATGggattaattttgatattttatatttaaaattaacaaattatgaAATTCAATTACATTAAATGAAATTCCACTTAAATAGGTGGAATTGAAAATGAAATCTACAACTTTGAGAATAAAAAttgtttatgaacaaaaattctATCTCCTTCACCACTGAGCTTTGTGAGACTAACCCTCGTTACTTTGATGTTACCATTGAAAATTGTAAATCAAATCCTATTgagtataataattttattatgattctTTATTTATAACtaatgaatataatatatttaattaatttctaatttttaaatgaatttaaaatttaatatatatgtatatctatgtATTCTTTCTCTACTTTAACATAATGCTtggataatttaattttagattcttttcaaatataaaattataaaatttaattaaatttcatatatttaaatcaagagattaaatttaattttataaaaaccAATTTCCTGATATATTATTAACAaaacattattaattttgtcttttaaacCTAAGAATAAGCATTCAATTAGTCAAATCGATtaaattgctcaaattcaatTGACCCAACCAAATAATTGCTCGAATCAAAGgaatcaaaaaattgaaaaaaacaaataaagtaTAAGtagatataaataatttagagaatacatattatttaaataaaaataagtgttaattaagtaaaaaaaatatcacttgATTAAAAAGATGTGTGACCCGAATAAAAACAATATggtttcattaaaaatatttattatttgaataaaaataatattatttaattaaaaaaatttatggtcaattaataaatttcgtACTAAGACTAACactcttttttaataattattactcgactaaaatatttagatactcaattaaatatgattttataataaagaggctaaattaaattaaaataatcaaaaaatttaaatttaaaaattaaattaatttacaaataaaattaaatcaaactaaaaataaatcattagtAAACCATTAaacatgatattattattaaattaataatgttaaGAGTCGTGATTCATGATGATATCATTAATTATGTGTCACATTTTCATCAGAACATATGTTAGATAACACATgatctttttaacttttattaataaaaaaacgttatatatttgattagaTCGACATTTTATTCGTCCTAActcttaaaattattattaccgAATTTTCAACCAAATATAACACTCATATCGGGGCTTTTTAATCCGATTTGAACACGAGAGCGAATGAACTGCTAATCATCTTGACAGAGGTGGTGGTGGTTTTCGCATGCGTTGAAATCGGGAGGGTGGATAACTCTTCAATCAACCCGGAATTCTTCGAAATCGAACGCAATCTTATAATATTCAAACTGTAGACAATGACGAATTCGGCCTATAGACTCCAACAAAGCCCGTACAACTACGAATCCTCCTCTCAGATTCCCAGATATTCATCTTCTGTCTTCACCCCTCCATAGAGATTTTCATTTCTTCATCCCTCGTCCATGGCGTCTCTCAGCTTCAGCTCTCAGATCCGACCCCAAAACTCCTCCTGGGCCGAGCTCCGGTCGACGCCGAAACCGGGTTCCGGGAGGTGTGCCGGGAGAGTCGGCCTGAAAGTGTTCGCTTCCCAGGCCAGCGCCGAGCCCGATCTTACCGTCACTGTCAATGGGTTGAAGATGCCGAACCCGTTCGTGATAGGGTCGGGCCCGCCGGGGACCAACTACACCGTCATGAAAAGGGCCTTTGATGAAGGCTGGGGCGCCGTCATCGCCAAAACAGTAAGCCTCTTTGAACTTTCGAAAATAATCTTAGAAAAGGGTCCGTTCAAGTTCCGTAGGACTTTCAGGGATCTGTGTTTTCTTTGTCTTTGTTGCGATGTTTATGTTCTGATGATTTGTGATCCAAACTGGATTCCCTTGACCGATTCAGATCAACACAGCAAGTTAATAGTATAAATAATGGAACTGATTCAGCTATGTTGTTCTTTAACCTGCTTTGATAGTTCAAATCCACGTGTTGGATAAAGTTGATGATCAAATGTGAAAATTAGAATACCAACTAGTCAAAGTACAAAAGGGTACTTGGATTAATCGTTGTCATTGGTAATCAGTGGTGGAATAATTTGTATGAGATCTGTAAAACAGTTGTCAGAAGGCTGGATCTTCCCCTCCTCCTCTAACCCGCAATGTGACGGGCTTCTAATGGGCTTAGGCACACTCTAGACGACTAGCTACATCTCAAACACTCGCTGTGACAGGGTTATAAAATTTGGATCATCATCAATTAGTTTTAATCCATCTCACTGAAGTTATACTACATCACAGGCTTTCCAAACTCAGAACAATTAATGGGAACCTAGTTGTGCTAGAAATAGAATTTCTAACATCTTGTTCATCCAAACTTTTTTAGCAGTATTTTATTGGAAATTGTGTATTATAGAACTTTCCAGATGGGAAGATACAAATTTCAATACCTAGTGTTTTTCCTTCAATTCCAAGTAGAGAAATGGCTCCTTATCATTGTTGTCTACTAGGTATCACTGGATGCTGCAAAAGTTGTAAATGTTACTCCGCGGTATGCTCGGCTTAGAGCAGGAGTAaatggttcagctaaagggcaAATTATCGGTTGGGAGAATATTGAACTCATAAGTGATAGGCCTCTTGAAACCATGTTGAAAGAGTTCAGGCAATTGAAGGAAGAGTATCCTGACCGGATACTTATTGCTTCTATCATGGAAGAGTACGACAAGGCTGCGTGGGAGGAACTCATTGACCGGGTCGAGCAGACTGGAATTGTAAGCTCTTGCTTCACACTGCCAGAGTTTATATCAGTCTTGTCAATAGCTAAAGGTCCTCTAGCATTCATATGGAAGTATTGTGTGTTTGTGCCTGTGCTTGTGTATGTAAACgtgcttgtttttctttcttcctttctcatttctGGTGCCGGTTTAGGATGCTCTTGAAATCAATTTCTCATGCCCCCATGGCATGCCAGAGCGTAAAATGGGTGCTGCAGTTGGGCAAGATTGTGCACTTCTGGAGGAAGTTTGTGGATGGATTAATGCCAAAGCCACTGTCCCTGTCTGGGCAAAAATGACTCCAAATATTACTGACATTACACAGGTTTCCTTCTTATCTTGTTCCCCTCCTAAACATTTGCATTATTTATTGGATTAGGGAACCAAACTCTTTCAGGTATGTGTAcattatgaatgaatgaaaacAAGTGTCATGctcctagggtttagaatggacTTATGGAATAAATCGGGGAATGAGAGagtagaaagggagggagaaatcagaagaaaggagggagaattcagaggaaacagagagggagagagaatttgagagggaaacagaattcaattcattcaacTATCATACATTCTCTAACTaccttagcctatttataggctgtaaACTGAAGGTACAACACTACAGCAGCCTACAATCCAACAAAGGAGAAAATACATGTCTGAAACAATTACTTCTATATCCATGGGTTGTGACAACAAGGTTTTGGTGTATACTACTTGTTAGATTTATCCAGATGCTAAGAAGAAATAGGCAGAGACAAACTAGACAAAgcaaaatttttatctttttctgcTCTCTTCATATAGATCTATTTTGTGATGATTTTATGTTGCTAACACACAACAATGTATagatttatttcttatttgtcttGTACCAATGGTCCGGTGCATCTTCTTGTTATAGCCAGCTAGGGTGGCTCTGAGATCAGGATGCGAAGGGGTATCGGCCATAAACACGATCATGAGTGTCATGGGAATCAACCTCAGTACCTTGCGCCCAGAGCCTTGCGTCGAGGGGTTAGCATTTTTGCCCAATACATGcaaattttttctcttctacaTGTTTTTCTCAGCGAGTTTTTACGTATGTTCATTTCAGGTATTCAACTCCGGGTGGCTATTCTTGCAAGGCAGTTCATCCTATTGCACTTGCAAAAGTGATGAATATTGCACAGATGATGAAGGCTGAGTTCGGAGACAAGGGTTACTCACTTTCTGGTATTGGAGGTGTTGAGAATGGTGGTGATGCTGCTGAATTTATTCTTCTTGGGTCCAACACAGTTCAGGTTGTACACTGCTTTTTTGTTTTGGAAAACAGTGTTTGGTATAACACAGTTTTGCTTTCAACGTTAAGCTGACAGTTCTAAAAAAACAAGTTAAGCTGATCCTACACTATTGTCGTGTTTGAAGGTTTGCACTGGCGTTATGATGCACGGCTATGGTCTCGTTAAAAAGCTTTGCTCAGAGCTGCAGGATTTCATGAAGATGCACAATTTTTCATCAATAGAAGATTTCAGAGGGTACTTTCTGTGtttttttggctgattttttaCTCATTTAGCATGTTTAAGAGATCGATCAATTCCCTGTTCTTACACGAGCATTCTTTTGCTAGGGTTTCTCTTCCATATTTTACGACCCACATGGATTTGGTGAGGAGGCAACAAGAAGCAATTCAACAGAGGAAAGCTGAGAGGAAAGGGTTGCAATCAGATAAAGACTGGACTGGAGATGGGTTTGTGAATGAAAGTGAAAGTATGGTTTCCAACTGATTTATTGTGGCAGCCAGACTTCTTCCCCTTTTATTTATGTTGGAAGCTCTATAGCTAGGTTTGAGCCGAAAGAGTGgaccaaatgttgaaaaagcCAAGATGACGATCAAATTGTTTGTTTAAGCTGGTTAAAAGGTGATCCCAAGATAAGGAATTTTCAGCTCATTCCTCATGTGTATGTAGTGTTTCCAGACAATAAGTGGTTCTTCTTCCACAGGCATTTCAGTAATCATCTGAACTGGATTCTGTTTCATGATAATGAAATATTATAAATGCGCTCCCTGTGCAGAAAGTTTCTCTCTAGTTTAACACGATCCATTTtgcaacaacaatcacaaattTATAGTAAATTCTACCCAAATTCCTTGTAACTTAGGGTCATTTTTACACAGATTTCCTGTAGTCTACGGTAAGATTTAAGGTCTATCCCCCTCTTTGTTAAGTTAAAAGCTTAAATTAAGTCTCCCATTTTACGTTTAGTATTTCCAACTCTTATGatttcaacattaaaaaacaACCAATTTGAGTTAGTGACTTAACAGGAAGTGGATATGGACTTATGCTTAGGTGAAGTTggtcatgcaaattctaaacctCTAATTATTTCTATTCACAATCCAGTTGTataacaaagataaaaaaaaattgtccatGATTTGACTTACCTGAACCCTATGTAGCAAGGATCAACTAAACTCAGCATGCATGTGCTATAAATTCTCAACGAGCAGCCATGATTAGAAATTAGAATTTAGAGAGGCTGCCATACAGTACGGTACAATAATTGGGGACTAGGGATCTCACACAACTTCATATGACATCAAAGGGAACAGGAAAAGACctattagagagagagagagagagagagagagagagagagagcaaaatgTTAATGATGTTATCATGACATAAAAAGTAGAACAAAAAAGAACAgttaaattgggagaaaaaaagTAGGccaaatagatattttttaatcacTGTATTTgtaagatatttttttatttaaacactttaattttttattttttaaattatgtaatcCTGAGTCAATTATACAGCTCTACAAATATGTTGagaataatgaattaaatagaatttagagatataattgaaataataaaaagttcagataattaagttaaaattacataatttaatgatattattgaaataacaaaaagttcatACAATTAACttgagtataattgaaataataaaaaaatttgagtatctaaataaaaaaaaattcataagttgagagactaaaatatatattttgccaGAAAAAATATGGGGAGTTGTCTTCCACAGGACTGGGTAGGGGCTTAACAAATTGCAAGTCAATTCCAAAAAATTGTACATGGCATTAGGTAGTGCAGTGCAGATGAGGAACATAATCACGTGAGATTGTAAGGTCCCGCCCCCTTCAATGTTGGAAAGCTACACAAATATGTAGGCTGCATGACTTTTACAACCCTGGACGTCCTTTCCCAGCCAAAATCAATCGTCTGGTAATgtcaaaaacaagaacaagaaaagagtGCAACAGTGTGATATGCTATCCCAGCAGTTGTCTGGTCTGTGGTTGTTTTCAACACAACATCACATTGTATATCATTCTCAAAAATCTCTCCAAAATACAATCGTTTATCCTATTGTCTCTGATCGGACCATGGTCCATGCCGACACAATGCATATAGCCTGGTTTGTCTATCCTTTTTTCAGCTTTTCAATACTCCTTGAGAAAAGTAGATGGGATGAAATAAGTATCTAGCAAAAGAAGTGGAGGATGACAACAGAAAACTTGGCCGCCAACTCCATACAGTGGGTAGTGAgttaaaggcttggtatgtggTTGTCTCACACTCAAAAGTGgcatatattttaaaagtatGCAACTGAAAACATTTTTCTGGTAGAGATTTGTGTAAAATTCTGATATAAAAGCATTCTCCAGCAGGGTTATCTCCTCGTGTCCAAAATAGAACAGTTGGTGACTGCCAGTTGCTTCTGACATTGACCTTTCTACCATAGTACAGGAACCAAGTTTTCGTGTCCCCAAATCTCAATCTTGACCAAGGAAATTTTGTATTTGCAACTACAGACCATCTTGATCTTCAACTATGTGTGTCAAATTCATTTCATCGATCCAAGTATGccatgatttgatatatatacacatatatacatgcacacaaACATATTACCTTGTGCAAAGGCTATCACACAAAGTTATAGGGATCCTTTTGCAGCTCATGATAAGGTTTAGGTAAAAGGAGATCACAGCGACGTTAAAGTCCAAATACTGAGACTTACAAATATGGCTAGTGAATTATTTTGCAAATATTTAGTTCGATAAGTTTTGAGTAGGCATATGATTCTCATTCAATTGAACTCACGGGTTAAATAGTTAGACCAGTTCTGCAGGACACCTAAATCCATGGAGAAGATTTTGAGCATTGACTATGATCAGTAGTTCCGTGTTTTTACCTCCCAGTAAAATCACAGTAATGAATCAAATGATACAGAGAACTCATCAATTCTATTCTCCTGTATATGGCTTGTGTATATGCATATTGTGGATGGATTTGAAGGACTTTGCTTTTATGAAATAGTTTAAAGACTACAATTACTGCAGGGAGAAATCTGTCCTCCTTGGAGCTATGTCAAGGTTGTCTGACAAAGATAATCTGCAGTGGTTCATAGAATTTATGCACCAATGGCCCAATGTCAGCATCGTCTTTCTAGCTGAAAAGATTTGAGCCATCAACCTCAACTAGAATtgtcaattttaattctttttttattgataTCCTATCATATGAGCATACATCTGTAcaggatgattttttttttttttttgggtttcgTTGAAATAAATCCAAGTTATGTAATCATCTCTGTCCAGTACTTTCTCAGACAATCTATGCATTCGATTTTACAAGTATGGTCTCAAGTTCTTTTCTCAACATAAATTAACATGTTTATGTTCAATTCTCGAGGAACAAGGAAAGCATATAAAGACATATATGCACATGGTGTATTTTCACTAAAGTAGGATCATCACGTTAATTTCTTGTCTTCTGATCTCTGTGTGTGATTGGAAGCTCTATGAATGGCTGCTGGCGGTCTCTTTCTGCAAAACTGCTCTTAGGCACGCTATACTGTTATTGCCATAGCAACAACTGGCCATGATATCTACTTTAGAGTATGCGACAGAACAGTTCAACCTATGCTCTGAATTCCCTTTCAGAAGTCAAAGCACATAGAAGACATCCTAAATAATTGGGTTTGCCTTCttatctttcctttctctttaaTTCTTGATCATATATAAGTATTACATGTAGCCTGTTGGTAAAAAGACTCCTAAATGATTGGgctttcctcttcctttcttttttttttttctttttctttttcttcaacctTTTTGAACATTTTTAACAGTATTATAGATATACTCTTTAGCATGAGATTCTAATGACTTCAATCTGTTACCTACtaagatgtgtgtgtgtgtgtgtgtgtgtgttctgatGCAAAACATGTAGGCAAAAGATGTCAAATTTCGGCATTTTGTTGACATCtaaatgtcatcaaaatgcAAGGAAATATTGCCAAGTAATGCACAAGTCTAGCATAACGTGTACAGAATAGAAACACCTTAAAGCAACGAAACCAAGATAAAATTGCAAATTGATAACCAAAATGTTACTTTTTCATTTGAAGAAATTTGTAGTTGTCATGCAAACAAGGATTATTATGCTAGTCTGATTCTTCTCTATTTACTTTTTCATTAAGATAATTTGGTTCCGGGGAgtatctatttataaaggaaATACTGAACaactagaaaaaagaaaagaaaataaaagaactaAGGCATCAAATTCAAGTTGGACATCCTCAAGGGCCATTAATGCTCTAATCATCGGATTGCAGGATTTTGCAGAATATTGATATGTGAACGCTGTTTAGGTTTCAAGAGTCTTATAacttatctataaaaaaaaaagatatatttttatccACAAAGTGCTAACTTACTTCTTGAACTTCTGCCATCCTCTGgaggagagggagggagagagagagagagagagaagaaaacaaagaaatttaGATTGACTCTTAACAACCTTATTGTTCCCAAGTAGAATGTAAGGGAAGATCAATGCTGACCCACATGTCTCAAGTATCAAACAACTTCTCTATCTATATAACTAAGGTGTTGGGAAGAAAAGAGGGTCATTCCACTGGCAGCACTGATCTGAATATTTTCCTGAGAGATGTCATAGCTATGGTGACATGCAGACATGTTGTTCTgattgcttttttctttttctgcttCAACTCGAACATGGCAGAAGGTAATCCAGACTATcttatatttattcttttcctATGGCTCACAAGTTCTATATCTATTGCCCTTCTGAAACTCTAACATGAAGTGCAAAAAAAAAGGGtgctttttattattatttttttctcactacactttttcttcattctcttcCTTCAGCCAGGATATTGAGTCACAGTAGCAATCGACCAGATGATCAAGTTGAAACAAGACATGGATA is from Diospyros lotus cultivar Yz01 chromosome 2, ASM1463336v1, whole genome shotgun sequence and encodes:
- the LOC127795857 gene encoding dihydropyrimidine dehydrogenase (NADP(+)), chloroplastic, yielding MASLSFSSQIRPQNSSWAELRSTPKPGSGRCAGRVGLKVFASQASAEPDLTVTVNGLKMPNPFVIGSGPPGTNYTVMKRAFDEGWGAVIAKTVSLDAAKVVNVTPRYARLRAGVNGSAKGQIIGWENIELISDRPLETMLKEFRQLKEEYPDRILIASIMEEYDKAAWEELIDRVEQTGIDALEINFSCPHGMPERKMGAAVGQDCALLEEVCGWINAKATVPVWAKMTPNITDITQPARVALRSGCEGVSAINTIMSVMGINLSTLRPEPCVEGYSTPGGYSCKAVHPIALAKVMNIAQMMKAEFGDKGYSLSGIGGVENGGDAAEFILLGSNTVQVCTGVMMHGYGLVKKLCSELQDFMKMHNFSSIEDFRGVSLPYFTTHMDLVRRQQEAIQQRKAERKGLQSDKDWTGDGFVNESESMVSN